A single window of Nicotiana tomentosiformis chromosome 1, ASM39032v3, whole genome shotgun sequence DNA harbors:
- the LOC104085028 gene encoding T-complex protein 1 subunit alpha, which yields MAYQGQTLDISGDRQSGQDVRTQNVTACQAVANIVKSSLGPVGLDKMLVDDIGDVTITNDGATILRMLEVEHPAAKVLVELAELQDREVGDGTTSVVIIAAELLKGANELVRHKIHPTSIISGYRLAMREACKYVEEKLAVKVDKLGKDSLVNCAKTSMSSKLIAADSDFFANMVVEAVQAVKMTNARGEIKYPIKGINLLKAHGKSAKDSYLLKGYALNTGRAAQGMPLRVSPARIACLDFNLQKTKMQMGVQVLVTDPRELERIRQREADMTKERIQKLLSAGANVVLTSKGIDDMALKYFVEAGAIAVRRVRKEDLRHVAKATGATVVSTFADMEGEETFEPSLLGHAEEVVEERIADDDVIMVKGTKNSSSVSLILRGANDFMLDEMERALHDALCIVKRTLESTTVVAGGGAVEAALCVYLEYLATTLGSREQLAIAQFAESLLVIPKVLANNAAKDSSDLVSKLRSCHYLAQTKADKKHLSSMGLDLAKGTVRNNLEAGVIEPAMSKVKIIQFATEAAITILRIDDMIRLVKDESQNDD from the exons ATGGCGTATCAAGGACAAACTCTTGATATTTCCGGCGACCGCCAGTCCGGTCAGGATGTTCGCACCCAAAATG TGACTGCATGTCAAGCAGTTGCTAACATTGTCAAATCCTCGCTTGGACCTGTTGGCCTCGATAAG ATGCTTGTTGATGATATTGGCGACGTAACAATTACTAATGATGGTGCCACAATTCTGAGGATGTTAGAGGTTGAGCATCCAGCTGCCAAG GTTCTTGTTGAGTTGGCTGAACTCCAAGATCGAGAAGTTGGTGATGGAACAACCTCAGTCGTTATTATAGCTGCAGAGTTGCTTAAG GGAGCAAATGAGTTGGTGAGGCACAAAATTCACCCGACCTCGATAATCAGTGGATATAGG CTAGCAATGAGGGAAGCGTGCAAATATGTCGAAGAAAAGTTGGCTGTTAAG GTTGATAAACTTGGAAAAGATTCTCTTGTAAACTGTGCCAAGACAAGCATGTCATCAAAGTTGATAGCAGCTGATAGTGACTTCTTTGCTAATATG GTTGTTGAAGCAGTACAGGCAGTCAAGATGACTAATGCGAGGGGTGAAATTAAATATCCTATCAAG GGTATTAATTTACTTAAAGCACACGGGAAAAGTGCAAAAGATAGCTATCTATTGAAGGGTTATGCTCTGAATACTGGCCGTGCTGCCCAAGGAATGCCACTGAGAGTTTCGCCTGCACGGATTGCTTGTCTTGATTTCAATCTTCAAAAGACAAAAATGCAGATGGGCGTTCAAGTATTGGTAACTGATCCTCGAGAGCTTGAAAGGATTCGCCAAAG AGAAGCTGACATGACAAAAGAACGGATTCAGAAACTTTTGAGTGCGGGAGCCAATGTGGTCCTGACTTCAAAAGGGATTGATGACATGGCACTGAAG TACTTTGTGGAAGCTGGTGCCATTGCAGTTAGACGTGTACGCAAAGAGGATTTGCGCCATGTTGCCAAGGCAACCGGCGCAACTGTG GTCTCAACATTTGCGGATATGGAAGGAGAAGAAACTTTTGAACCATCACTTCTTGGACATGCTGAGGAGGTAGTGGAGGAGCGGATTGCTGATGATGATGTGATTATGGTAAAAGGAACCAAAAACTCAAGTTCG GTTTCATTAATACTTAGAGGTGCAAATGACTTTATGCTTGATGAGATGGAGAGGGCCCTCCATGATGCTTTATGCATTGTGAAGAGAACACTTGAGTCAACAACT GTTGTTGCTGGTGGTGGGGCTGTTGAGGCTGCTTTATGTGTCTACTTGGAGTACCTAGCTACTACTCTTGGGTCAAGGGAGCAGCTGGCTATTGCACAATTTGCTGAATCCTTACTTGTCATACCAAAG GTTCTTGCAAATAATGCTGCAAAAGATTCCAGCGACTTGGTATCTAAGCTACGTTCATGTCACTACCTTGCACAAACCAAAGCTGATAAGAAGCATCTATCAAG CATGGGACTGGATCTAGCAAAGGGCACTGTGCGAAATAACTTGGAAGCTGGAGTGATTGAGCCTGCAATGAGCAAAGTAAAAATAATACAG TTTGCTACGGAAGCAGCTATTACTATTCTGAGAATCGATGACATGATAAGGCTTGTCAAAGATGAGAGCCAGAACGATGATTAG
- the LOC138900495 gene encoding uncharacterized protein produces MKNFFKAIGLWSTIDERFEKPPEGITLTGDIATKLKKKRYLDYKACYYLAIKVELYVSIKYLHARSSKEAWTILVKSYRKVAEIKKEKLQEFRNQFEFTRMRPIESIKESFTRIKEIVNGLRTNEEVLEEVKVVEKILQSLSLKFHNKKVIFKTTKDLSMLRLDDLKDELVTYEISMNQQKDETLEEASQEKDDQRKEKEDALDLAKINQEGQNSEIEEKIREYDLVARDASPKEVGISQENLFDGIEDEPSNERSKMVHQEKIFNDPPKFEAKIAWDPKPQQRMTIDIEDAINFVPLFEIACLKEHDKLFVNDIILQPIKLLIGVDWVYKTTHKAVGEVDGFKVKKKYVDDILKGFTMVKAKSYMTNIEEKLKLTKDDTRDFC; encoded by the exons ATGAAGAATTTTTTTAAGGCTATTGGATTATGGTCCACTATTGATGAAAGATTTGAGAAACCCCCGGAAGGTATAACATTGACTGGTGATATAGCTACGAAATTGAAGAAGAAGAGATATTTAGATTATAAGGCATGCTATTATCTCGCTATCAAGGTTGAATTGTATGTATCTATAAAATATTTGCATGCAAGGTCATCAAAGGAGGCTTGGACAATCTTGGTGAAGTCATATCGAAAAGTTGCTGAAATAAAGAAGGAGAAACTGCAAGAGTTTAGGAATCAATTTGAGTTTACTCGTATGAGACCAATAGAGTCTATCAAAGAATCCTTTACAAGAATTAAAGAAATAGTCAATGGTCTAAGGACCAATGAAGAAGTATTGGAAGAAGTTAAAGTTgttgaaaaaatattgcagtCTCTAAGTTTAAAGTTTCACAACAAGAAAGTTATTTTTAAGACTACCAAAGATCTTAGCATGCTCAGACTTGATGATTTAAAAGATGAATTGGTGACATACGAGATATCAATGAATCAACAAAAAGATGAAACATTGGAGGAGGCATCGCAAGAAAAGGATGATCaacgaaaagaaaaagaagacgcACTAGATCTGGCAAAAATAAATCAAGAAGGCCAAAATTCAGAAATAGAGGAGAAAATAAGAGAAT ATGATTTAGTTGCAAGGGATGCCAGTCCAAAAGAGGTTGGTATTTCACAAGAAAATTTGTTTGATGGTATTGAAGATGAACCGAGTAATGAAAGAAGCAAGATGGTTCATCAAGAGAAAATTTTTAATGATCCACCCAAGTTTGAGGCAAAAATAGCGTGGGATCCAAAACCACAACAACGCATGACAATAGATATTGAAGATGCAATCAATTTCGTGCCATTGTTCGAAATTGCATGTCTCAAGGAGCATGACAAACTGTTCGTTAACGATATTATTCTACAACCTATAAAATTGCTAATTGGAGTTGATTGGGTGTACAAGACTACCCACAAAGCAGTTGGAGAAGTAGATGGTTtcaaagtaaagaaaaaatatgttgatgatattttgaagGGATTTACCATGGTTAAAGCCAAATCATATATGACCAATATTGAAGAGAAATTGAAATTAACTAAAGATGATACTCGCGACTTTTGTTGA